GCACAGAAATGGTCCTGCCGCCCCCCAATGCGAGAAGGCGGAAGGGCTGAACAGGTCACCTCCGTCTCGCTTGTCACCGTTAATCGACCAACCATAACCCCAGTAAGCTTCCGGAAAATATTCATCCCGATACGAAGAAGAAATACCCGGAATCTGGTTCTTCACCATCTCGCTCACGGCAGCCGGACCAAGCAGCCGGCTTCTATTATATTCACCGCGATTCAGAAAGAGCTGTCCGAACTTCGCCAAATCCAGCGCGGTCGAGATTGCGCCTCCTGCGGGGGATTCTGATTGAAGGAACGATTCATTCGCAAGCCATTCCGCGCATGGTGCATCGGATGGCCGCCGCACAAGACGATAACGCTCCGACGACGGAACGATGAAATAAGTGCTGTCCATACCGAGCGGCTCGAACAGCCGCGTCCGGGCAAATTCGGTATACGTCATGCCGCTGGTCCGGGAAATGACTTCGCCGAGGAGTTCAAAGCCATACCCGCAATAGGCCATGGCCTGACCCGGCGGACGGCAGATAGGGGAATCATAACTAAGCTGCATGAAATCGGCATCGGAACGTTTATCATCGCTTAAACCGGGCATCAGTGCCCTTTTGCGTTCTACATGCTCATGTGTGCTTTCGTTAGTAAGCCCTGAGGTATGGGTTAGCAGGTGATGGATGCGGATCTCCCGCTTACCGTCACCGGTAAATTCGGGTATGTAATCGCATACCGGACGATTCAGACCGACCAGGCCGTCCTCGACAAGCATCATAATGCAAGCGGCTGTAAATACCTTGGTGATAGAGCAAATGGGGAATAATGATTCAAGCGTGAGCGGAGGCGCTTCGGCTTCCGGGCCCGATACTCCATAAGCTTTGTGAAGGACCATTGTTCCTCTGCGCGCGGCGGCAATGACCTGCGCCGGTGAAATACCTTCCCTGAGCAGCCGCTCGGCCGTTCGTTCGACGATTTGAAGCCGATTCGAAGACATGCCGACTTCTTCCGGTTGACCGTAATGGAATGACACGGAAATCCCCCTTTTACGATGGTTTCTTATCCAT
This is a stretch of genomic DNA from Paenibacillus sp. sptzw28. It encodes these proteins:
- a CDS encoding serine hydrolase; amino-acid sequence: MSFHYGQPEEVGMSSNRLQIVERTAERLLREGISPAQVIAAARRGTMVLHKAYGVSGPEAEAPPLTLESLFPICSITKVFTAACIMMLVEDGLVGLNRPVCDYIPEFTGDGKREIRIHHLLTHTSGLTNESTHEHVERKRALMPGLSDDKRSDADFMQLSYDSPICRPPGQAMAYCGYGFELLGEVISRTSGMTYTEFARTRLFEPLGMDSTYFIVPSSERYRLVRRPSDAPCAEWLANESFLQSESPAGGAISTALDLAKFGQLFLNRGEYNRSRLLGPAAVSEMVKNQIPGISSSYRDEYFPEAYWGYGWSINGDKRDGGDLFSPSAFSHWGAAGPFLCVDPVYETVHVYMNRAQPRQTF